A region of Oryzias latipes chromosome 18, ASM223467v1 DNA encodes the following proteins:
- the LOC101160302 gene encoding endonuclease domain-containing 1 protein-like, whose protein sequence is MWFVHRECEKMLLFLLLVFLPVVPIETEVVRTLADCPGFFVEDTPPVIPNILEGGSILNQNRYKVICQTFENKRRFLTLYDTTNKIPVFSAYRFTGAAETGRPKDRDIWKIEPQLDEDKNMRKLEDSNQALNSDYVNNQGYNRGHLYPNCHAQDWNDKLSTFTLTNVVPQSIPFNSGSWAQMERCTKCFMENNCINTNGRIEAFVVAGAEPGETKLNNKINIPSRMWSAFCCYNSRDGVWLSKAYWGHNQPNMCDLDERSCKDIKDSFGIQIFPESLCSSKKDVKPPKKLISRRTIFCSKSPCECLLENSTTTAPPTTKDQTSETPTTVITTQKMTTTLPTTTKTTQTTTSTTTRSTKSTTKKKKDKEKENKGRNPGNDGGGGGG, encoded by the exons ATGTGGTTTGTTCACAGAG AGTGTGAAAAGATGCtgctcttcctgctcctggTGTTTCTGCCCGTGGTTCCCAtagaaacagaggtggtgaggaCTTTGGCCGACTGTCCCGGTTTCTTTGTTGAAGATACACCACCAGTCATCCCAAACATCTTAGAAGGGGGCAGCATCCTGAACCAGAACCGCTACAAAGTCATCTGCCAAACTTTTGAAAACAAGAGAAGATTTCTGACGCTGTATGACACAACAAACAAGATTCCAGTTTTTTCTGCGTACCGCTTCActggagcagcagaaacagGAAGACCAAAAGACAGAGACATTTGGAAAATCGAGCctcag CTTGATGAGGACAAAAATATGAGAAAG CTGGAAGATTCCAACCAGGCCCTAAACAGTGATTATGTGAATAACCAGGGCTACAATAGAGGTCATTTATATCCAAACTGTCATGCACAAGACTGGAATGATAAACTCTCAACGTTCACTCTGACGAATGTTGTCCCTCAGTCCATACCTTTCAACAGTGGTAGCTGGGCTCAGATGGAGCGATGCACCAAATGTTTCATGGAAAATAACTGCATCAATACAAACGGTAGGATTGAAGCCTTTGTGGTGGCTGGAGCAGAACCAGGTGAGACGAAACTCAACAACAAGATTAACATCCCATCCAGGATGTGGTCGGCTTTCTGCTGTTATAACAGTAGAGACGGTGTTTGGTTGTCAAAGGCATACTGGGGACACAATCAGCCCAACATGTGCGATCTGGATGAAAGGTCTTGTAAAGATATAAAGGATAGTTTTGGTATTCAGATTTTTCCTGAGAGCTTGTGTTCTTCCAAAAAGGATGTGAAGCCCCCCAAAAAACTAATATCGAGAAGAACAATTTTTTGTAGTAAAAGTCCTTGTGAATGCTTACTGGAAAACTCAACCACAACTGCACCTCCCACCACCAAAGACCAGACATCAGAAACACCAACAACTGtcataacaacacaaaaaatgacCACCACTCTACCAACAACCACTAAAACAACTCAAACTACCACATCTACCACCACTAGATCGACTAAATCTACtacgaagaaaaagaaagataagGAAAAGGAGAATAAGGGCAGGAACCCTGGAaatgatggaggaggaggaggagga